Proteins encoded by one window of Nicotiana tabacum cultivar K326 chromosome 10, ASM71507v2, whole genome shotgun sequence:
- the LOC107797155 gene encoding beta-amyrin 28-monooxygenase-like, which yields MELFFLALLLCIFVILLVSLSFQLLYFNKSSVLAGTLPPGKTGWPVIGETLEFLSTGWKGHPEKFIFDRMSKYSSSVFKTHLLMEKSAVFCGATGNKFLFSNENKLVQVWWPNSIKKIFPSNLTQNFSINEQGIKIRRLLPNFLKPEALQRYVGIMDKIAQRHFATCWENKGQVQVYPLAKSYTFWLACRLFVSIEDPQHVAEFAKPFSVLAAGLISIPIDLPGTAYNRSIKASNLIRKELLRIIKQRKIDLAEGKASPTQDILSHMLLTSDESGKFIHDLEIASNILGLLVGGHDTASSACTSIVKFLAELPQVYEAVYNEQMEIAKSKSAGELLTWYDLRKMKYSWNVACEVLRLAPPLQGAFREAISDLNFNGFSIPKGWKLYWSSNTTHRNPECFPEPMKFDPSRFEGRGPAPYTFVPFGGGPRMCPGKEYARLEILVFMHHLVKRFKWQKIIPNEKIIVDPMPVPANGFPVKLYPHQP from the exons ATGGAATTGTTCTTTCTGGCTCTCCTCCTTTGCATCTTCGTGATCTTGTTGGTTTCACTCTCCTTTCAACTACTCTACTTCAACAAAAGCTCAGTCTTGGCCGGAACCCTACCTCCGGGCAAGACCGGATGGCCGGTCATCGGAGAAACCCTCGAGTTTCTCTCAACTGGTTGGAAAGGTCACCCTGAAAAATTCATCTTCGATAGAATGTCTAAGTACTCATCTAGCGTCTTTAAAACTCATCTTTTAATGGAAAAATCAGCAGTCTTTTGTGGTGCTACCGGTAACAAATTCTTGTTTTCTAATGAAAACAAACTTGTACAAGTATGGTGGCCTAATTCCATCAAAAAAATATTCCCATCTAATTTGACTCAAAACTTTAGTATAAATGAACAAGGCATTAAAATAAGAAGATTGCTTCCAAATTTCTTGAAGCCAGAGGCTCTTCAACGTTACGTTGGGATTATGGATAAAATTGCACAACGCCATTTTGCGACGTGTTGGGAAAATAAAGGCCAAGTACAAGTTTACCCTCTTGCCAAAAGCTATACTTTTTGGCTAGCTTGTCGATTATTTGTGAGCATTGAAGATCCTCAACATGTTGCTGAATTTGCTAAACCCTTTAGTGTTTTGGCTGCTGGATTGATTTCTATCCCCATTGACTTGCCAG GAACGGCATATAATCGTTCGATCAAAGCCTCAAATTTGATAAGAAAGGAGCTATTGAGAATCATAAAGCAAAGGAAGATTGATTTGGCAGAGGGAAAAGCATCGCCAACACAAGATATATTGTCACACATGCTGTTGACAAGTGATGAAAGTGGGAAATTTATTCATGATTTGGAAATAGCTTCTAACATTTTAgggttgttggttggtggacatGACACTGCTAGCTCTGCTTGCACTTCCATTGTTAAGTTTCTTGCTGAGCTTCCTCAGGTATATGAAGCAGTCTATAATG AGCAAATGGAAATAGCAAAGTCAAAATCAGCAGGAGAATTATTGACGTGGTATGATCTTCGGAAGATGAAATACTCATGGAACGTAGCATGTGAAGTTTTAAGACTTGCGCCACCTCTCCAAGGTGCTTTTAGAGAAGCCATTTCTGATTTAAACTTTAATGGTTTCTCCATTCCCAAAGGATGGAAG CTATATTGGAGCTCAAACACAACCCACAGAAATCCAGAATGCTTTCCTGAACCTATGAAGTTTGATCCATCAAGATTTGAGGGAAGAGGACCAGCTCCTTATACATTTGTTCCATTTGGAGGAGGTCCAAGAATGTGTCCTGGAAAAGAGTATGCAAGATTAGAAATACTTGTGTTTATGCACCATCTTGTTAAAAGGTTCAAGTGGCAGAAAATTATTCCTAATGAGAAAATCATTGTTGATCCAATGCCTGTTCCTGCCAACGGTTTTCCTGTTAAACTTTACCCGCACCAACCTTAA